Proteins encoded within one genomic window of Eleutherodactylus coqui strain aEleCoq1 chromosome 1, aEleCoq1.hap1, whole genome shotgun sequence:
- the LOC136580644 gene encoding olfactory receptor 5M5-like: MESGNYSQVTEFILLGFSADPSVQLLLFQIFLILYVITAAGNLLLIVAVRSDCRLHNSMYIFLANLSFLDICFTSITVPNMLVNFLREKKRISYEGCLIQVYGFLLLGETECILLAFMAYDRYVAISNPLRYNVIMKTTVCVRMIGASWLTGGIISSVDLYFLYQLTYCGFTTIDHFFCEAPSLMRLSCNDHFILSVIKVVGSLILLITPLSCILYSYTHIILAVLKIQSRRYKAFSTCISHLIIVILFYGSAIIMYMKPEDSGHLSDKLLAVFYTSITPMMNPIIYSLRNKDVQGAIQNLWRSAIMSKPVLHITSLVVTE, from the coding sequence ATGGAAAGTGGAAATTACAGCCAAGTGACAGAATTCATTCTTCTCGGATTTTCCGCAGACCCCAGTGTACAACTTCTACTCTTCCAGATCTTCTTGATCCTGTATGTGATCACTGCGGCCGGGAACCTTCTGCTCATAGTGGCTGTAAGATCTGATTGTCGTCTACACAATTCCATGTACATCTTCCTGGCTAATCTGTCTTTCCTGGACATCTGCTTCACTTCCATTACTGTTCCCAATATGCTCGTCAATTTCTTGAGGGAGAAGAAGAGGATTTCCTATGAGGGTTGCCTGATTCAGGTGTACGGCTTCCTTCTCCTCGGTGAGACGGAGTGCATCCTTTTGGCTTTCATGGCTTATGATCGATATGTGGCCATCAGCAACCCCTTACGTTACAATGTGATTATGAAGACAACAGTTTGTGTTAGAATGATAGGCGCTTCATGGTTGACTGGAGGCATCATATCATCAGTGGATTTATACTTTCTATATCAGCTAACATACTGCGGGTTCACCACCATTGACCATTTCTTCTGTGAAGCTCCATCGTTGATGAGACTTTCCTGCAATGACCATTTCATACTGAGTGTGATCAAGGTGGTAGGGAGTCTCATATTACTAATAACTCCTCTCTCGTGTATCCTGTACTCCTACACTCACATCATCTTGGCAGTCCTCAAGATCCAGTCTAGAAGATACAAGGCTTTTTCCACATGTATCTCCCACCTTATCATAGTCATTCTCTTCTATGGCTCGGCCATCATCATGTACATGAAGCCTGAAGACTCGGGGCACTTATCAGATAAACTGTTAGCTGTGTTTTATACATCCATCACCCCGATGATGAACCCCATTATATACAGCTTGAGAAATAAAGATGTCCAAGGGGCCATTCAGAACTTATGGAGATCTGCAATTATGTCT